CCGCTGGCCCGCAGGGCCTCGGCCACGGGAAAGAGCGCCGAAAGGACCACCACGCCGGGATGCCCGTAGGAGCGGCGGTCGCCGTCATCCAGCTCCAGGGTATGGCCCGTGATGCCGTTGAGCAGGGCCGCCGTGGCGCAGGGGGCCCGCAGGGGCGTGGCCAGCACGGAGCTCTCCGGGGGCGAGCAGGGGGCAGCCGCCTGCGCGCGCAGCATGGGCCGGGCCAGCGGGCCGTTGATGCCGCCGGCCAGAGCGCCCAGATAATCCATGCAGCGGGCCTTGGCCGCCTCGATGGCTGCGCCGCTGAGCGCGTCATACGTCAGGGACTTGTGCAAGCGTACGAATTCGTGTGACAGTGTCATGGTTACCCCCTGCTCACGGTAAGGTTGAGGATGGCTAATACAGGCCGATGATCTTCCACCAGATGGCGCCTACGCCGAACCAGACCACGATGTGGACCAGCGAGACCAAGAAGCCGACCCGCAGCCAGTCTCCCGAGGGGATGTAGCCCGTGGAGTAGAAGATGGGCGCGGAGCCGCCGCTGTAGTAGGTGAGGCAGGCTTGCAGGTTGATGAAGATGGCGATGATCATGGCGCCCAGTTCCGGCGGTACGCCGTTGGCAAGGGCGATGGTCAGGTAAGCCGCGTAGACGGCGCTCACCATGGCCGTGGAGCTGGCAAAGCAGTACGCCAGATACATGGAGCTCATGGCCAGGACGAAAATGACCACGGGCCAGGGAAGCCCGGCCAGCATGCCGCTCATGCCGCCGGTGATCCACTTGATGACGCCCAGCTTGTTCAGGTAGCTGGCCATCATGATCAGGCCGGCGAACCAGATCAGGCAGTCATAGGCGCCGCGTTCGGACAGCACGTCCTTCCAGGTCAGCACGCCCACCAGGACCAGGAACATGATGCCCACAAAGGCGGCGATGGTGGCATGCACGCCCAGCATGGTGCCGAACACCCAGAGGCTGAGCAGGATGATGAAGGCGCAGAGCATCATCTTTTCGGGCAGGGACATGGGGCCCATTTCCGCCAGCTTTTGCCGGGCCATCTCGCGGGCCTCGGGGCTCTTCTTGATCTCGGGGGGATAGAAGACATACAGGGCCAGCGGGACGGAGCAGATGCTCACCAGCGCGGGCACCAGGGCGGCGATGAACCAGGACAGCCAGGTGATCTGCACGCCCAGGTCGGCCGCCATGCTGGCGGCAAGGGTATTGCCGGCCATGGCGGTCATGAAGGCCGCGCCCACGGGATAGTTGGTCTGGAAGGCCGTGAACAGCAGATAGGAGCCGATCTTGCGTTCCGTGCCGGTGGCCGGGTCACTGCCGTAGGCCTTGGCCACGGCGATGGTCAGCGGGCATACCGTGCCCCCCGAGCGGGCGGTACTGGACGGCATGGCCGGGGCCAGGCAGTAGTTGGTGAAGCCGATGGCGTAGGCCAGGCCCAGCGTGGTGTTGCCCAGCAGCTTGATGAAGGTATAGCCGATGCGCCGGCCCAGGCCTGTCTTGGCGAAGCCCCGGGAGATGAAGAAGGCCATGACGATCAGCCAGACGCTGTGGTTGCCGAAGCCGCTCAGGGTCTGCGGCACGGTGAGGGTCCGCGTGCCGGCCAGGACGGTGAGGGCCAGCATGACGATGGCCCCGAGCGGCAGCGGCTTGGTGAGAAAGCCCAGAATGGTGCAGACGAAGGTGACGAACACATGCCAGGCCTGGAGCGTCAGGCCTGGCGGGGGCGGGCAGAACCAGAGCGCCAGGAAAACGACCAGCACGGCGAGGCCAGGCTTGGGCTTCAACTGGAACTCCAGTGATTTCATGGTGATTTCAGAAGACATAGGTACCTCCTTGCACGCATCGCTGCATGCAAATTTCCTCATGGTGTTGCCAGCTGTAAGGAGTCAGCGTTCTGTCAGGCTGCCCCGCGAGTCGTTTCCGCGGGGCAGCCCCATGCGGAAGGAGCTACGACGACTTCTTCTGATCGTATATGAACGGGTAGTGGAATGTGCCGGTTTTCTTCCAGCTCTTGTACATGTCGGCCGTTGTTCTGATCAGGAAGCGCAGTAACTTGAAGTAAAGATGGGTGATGATGAGCAGGTCGGTACAGAGAGCGACCAGGGAATGGATGGCGTAGAATACCGCCCATCCTCCTTCGCCGGGCATGGTCGGTGAGAAGAAGTTGATGATGCCCGTGACGGCCAGCAGCGGTATGGCCACGCAAAGGTAACATACCCAGAACTTGTGATAGGGGTTGAATTCGCGCCAGTGGGGCAGGACCTTGCCCACAGGGTGGCGCAAGAAGGCCTTGAACTCTTCCCACCAGGCCTTGTCGGCTTCCCTGTTCCACTGCCAGGAGTTTTTCAGGAGCCGCCTGAACTGCCCGTTGGCCATCTTCCAGTACAGGATGGGCACCAGCATCAGCAGCACGCCGGCCAGGGTATGCAGCCAGCCCAGCAGGCCCGCGTCAAAGGTCGGGATGTCCGCCCGGTAGTGATAGAGGAAGATGCCCGTGGCCATAAGGGTGAAGATGGAGCCGGCCAGCAGCACATGGATGAACTTTTCCGTGCGCCGGAAGCCGAAGACGTATTCCTTGGTATCCTTGCTGACCTGGGGGCAGCTGCGCACGCAGCGGTAGCAGCGGCGGCAGTCGTCACCCACGATGGCTTCCAGCGCCATGGAGGTGCGCTTGTTCTGCTGCCACTGGAAACGCTCCTTCTCCCGCACCACCGGACAGGCGTCGATGCAGTTGCCGCAGGCCAGACAGCCCTTGTCGGCCGCGGCCAGACCGTACCGGGAGAGGCGGTTGTTGGGTTGCACCCCCCGTGAAAAAAGACGCATCCTGGCCACGGGGCTGAAATTTTCGCCCAGGATGTCGGACAACAGCTTTGATTTGATGAACTTTGCAGGCTGATTCATAACTCTCATCCGTGGTTAGACGTTCGGTTCTCAGCCCAGTACGATCTTGCCGACGCGCGGTTCCATGGTGCAGCAGGGGCGGGCGCAGACAATGCGCACGCCGCTGGCCCGGATGGGGCCGACCTTCAGGAAACAGCCCATGGCCGTACATTTGCCGCCAAGGCCCAGCGGGCCCACGTTGGTATTGTTGATGGCGTCGGTGATTTTCTTTTCCCACTCGTTCTGGACGTCCAGCGTGCCGTCGGCCATGGCCTCCAGCATCATGGCCGAGGCTTCCACCTGCGAACGGCCGATGCCCACGGCCGCGATCAGCGGCGTACACCCCAGGACGCCGGCTTCTTCACACAGCCACTGGGAGACTTCGCCGATGACCTTTTCCATGCTGCGCTTGTGGAAGATGCGCCGCGTCCGGGCGCGGATCTCGGGGCCGCCGCCCAGCATCAGCACCACGATCTCCACCTTGTCGCCCGGCACGGGCACGATGCGGAAGGGCGCGGGCTCCAGGGCCTCGGATTCGGCATACAGCCCCAGGGACTGCTCCACCCGCTGCACGTCGTTGCCCTTCACCGCCATGGGACGGCCGGGCAGGCTGCGCAGGCCGTCGGACACGCCGGCCCGGATGGCTGCCAGCCAGCCCGCGGGCAGCTCGCAGTGTTCGCCCAGGCGGATGATGACGTGGGGGATGCCCGTGTCGTCGCACAGGGGCAGCTTTTCCCGCTGGGCGATCTCGGCATTTTCCTTGAGCAGCTGCAGGAACCATTTGGCATTGGCCCCCTGTTCCGCCTCGATGGCGCGGCCATAGGCGGCCAGTCTGTCAGGTGTGTAGCTGCTGCCGGCCGTCACCAGACATTGCTCGGTCGCTTGCCGCAGGCTGTCATATGTGATCTTCATGGTGTGCCTCACTGTCCGAACATGGTTTCGCCATTGACGGCGGCAATGATGACCGGCAGGCCGGTCACTTCGACTTCATAGAGGGCCTCCATCCCTTCTTCCGGGAAGGCCAGCACTTTCTGGCTGGTGGACTTGAAGGAGAAGAGCGCCGTCGTGGGGGGCGTCACGCCGAAGCAGGAGGAATGCTCCTTCATGGCTTCGACAGTGCTCATTTTCAGCGCGCCCTTGCCCAGATGCATGGCCACGCCCGCTTCGGAAAGCTTGGGGATGCTGTCTTCGATCTCCACCTTGTTGCTGGAGGTGGGGCCGATGCCGGCACGGCTGACCGCCGTATGAAAAATGACGGCACCTTCCAGGTGCAGCTTCTTCAGTTCCGGGTCGTTGTTTTCGAACATCTTGACGATCTTGGGCAGGACCGCGTCGCGGCCGCACAGGATGCGTCCGACCAGGACCACCTGATCGCCGACCTTCAGGGAGGCCACGTCTTCCTTGCTGATGGGAGTTGTGAGCGTACGCATGGCTACACCGAAGCTCCTTTTGTGGATTGGAATTCCTTGTAGACGACCTGGAGGTCTTCCTTGGTCATGCCCTTGTACTTGGTGATCTCGGCCTTGAACTTGTCATTGCGGATATCCGTCAGGCGCTGCTGGAACTCGGGCGTGTTCTTGTGGGCGGCCCGGCCCATCAGACGGCGGACCATCAGGGCCATGTTCATGGGGGCCAGCTCGCCCGGACAGCGGGCGGCGCACATGCCGCACGAGATGCATTCGATGGAAAGTTCCTTGGCGGTCTCAAAGTCGCCCTGGATGATGGCCGAAACGTAATCCAGCACAGGCAGGCTGATGGGACAGGTATTGGTGCAGGTGTTGCAGCCCATGCAGCGTTTGAGGGTGGGGTAGAAGCGGGCCACGGTCTCGGGCGTGCATTCTTCCTTGGTCACGTCATAGCTGGCCCGGTAGGAAGGCACATAGGGCAGCTGCACCAGATGCATGCCGTCGGCGGCATTGGTCTGGCAGGCCAGGCAGATGTGCCATTTGGTATCGTTTTCCATCCGGTAGATGGTGGCGCAGGCGCCGCAGACGCCGCCGCGGCAGCCGCAGCCGTGCGTGAGGCGGTAGCCCGCGTACTCAATGGACTTCATGATGGTCAGCCCGGCGGGGACTTCGTACTTCTTCCCCAGGATATGGATGGTATAGGTGCCGTTGCTTGCTTCGCTCATGGCTTCCTCCTTTATTCCGCTTCAATGTGGGTGATCTTGGTCAGCGCATTTTCAAAGCGGTAATCTGGCAGGAGCATGGGTGAACGCACATCGGTCTTGATGCCGGCTTCCCTCAGGTTCTCGCTGAATTCGTCCAGATGCTTCAGGGTCAGCTTGCCCAGGGTGACGTTCCTGACATGCCTGGCCGCATGTTCCGCCGAGCGGCGGCCGAAGACGAAGATGTCAAGCAGGGAGTTGGCCCCGAGGCGGTTCTGGCCGTGCACGCCGCCGGAAACTTCGCCAGCCGCGTAGAGGTTGGGAACGGTGGTCTCCCCGTTGGGGGTGATGGTCATGCCGCCGTTCTGGTAATGCTGGGTGGGGTAGACGAGGATGGGCTCTTCCAGCGGGTTGATGCCGTAGCCCATGAAGCGGGAATAGATGCCGGCAAAACGGCGCTGGAACGTGCCGGGGCCGTGGATCATGTCGATGAGCGGCGTATCCAGCCAGGCGCCCACGATGCCCGCCGGTGTTTCGACGCCCTTGCCGCGGGAGTTGCATTCGCGGATGATGGCCGCCGCCAGGGCATCACGGGTTTCCAGATTGGCCGCGAAGGTCTGGCCGTCCACGTTCAGCACCTGGGCGCCCTGGGCGCGCAGCGCTTCGGAAATGAGCAGGCCCAGCAGCTGTTCCGGCCATGCCGTGCCCGTGGGATGGAACTGGACCGATTCGATGTAGATCAGCTTGGCGCCGGCACGGTAGCCCATGACGATACCGTCGGCCGTGGCCCCGTAGTGGTTGGAGGTGGGGAAGCCCAGCGGGTGCAGGCGCCCCATGCCGCCTGTGGCCATGATGACCGATTTGGCACGCACGACCAGCAGGCGTCCGGTATCAAGGTTCTGCAGGACGGCACCGGCGCACTGGCCCTTCTCGTCCTTGATGAGCTCCAGGGCCGGGCAGAATTCCAGGACGGGGATGTTCCGGTTGCGCACTTCGTCAGCCATGACGCGCATGATCTCCAGACCGGTCAGGTCCTTGATGGAATGCGAACGCCGGCGCGAATGGCCGCCGGGGCGGTGGTTGAACAGGGAACCGTCGGCCTTGCGGTCAAAGTTGACGCCCAGGGAGGACAGCCAGTCCACGATGAAGGGGGCTTCGGTGACCAGCACTTCCACCAGTTCCTTTACATTGGTACCGCGGCCGCCGATGATGGTGTCCACATAGTGGATGGCCGGGCTGTCTTCGGGGTTTGTGGCCGCGGCGATGCCGCCTTCGGCCATGATGGTGTTGGAGTCGCCCATGCGCAGTTTGGTGGTCAGCATGACCCTGGCGCCGGCGGCATGGGCGGTCAGGGCGGCGGAAAGCCCCGCACCGCCGCAGCCGATGACCAGTATGTCGGTATCGTAATCAACCTTGCTCAGGTCCACATCGGAAGCGGAGATGCGACTGGGGGCCTCGATTTGGCGCGCCATTTCCTGCGGGGCCAGATCCCCTATGTTGGCGCCGACCCGCAGGGGCGTTTTGACCTTGACGTTGAAGTCAGGATGGAAGTCCTGAAGCAGCTTGGCTTTTTCTTCAAAGGTCAATTCAGGGTGCGAAGCATTCAAGCGATCCTTCCGTGTGCTGGCACACTTCTGAATGGAAGGCATCATCATTGCTGGGTACGCCATACTTACCTCCTGCGGTATTTCGATGTTTCAGTTCAAACCGAGCTGCCGTGGTGAAGGGATCGGTCTGGTCCTGGCATGGCTTGTCTGCAGGTGGCGAGCCGGCCCCGGGCGCCCCTCCTGCAGACGGCGTTTCCCGTATTTTCTCAAGTATCGTGCCAAAAAAACGGGCGTCCCAGGGGGCTGCGTCGGGAAAGCATGGCATCTTGCTATGTTATGAAATATTTCATTTCATCCGTGCGGCTGTTCAGGGCATGTGTCATCTGAGACATGTGACGGAACTGTTTTCGTATCATGCCGATATTCAACGGAAAAATTTTCAGGAGATGCAGGTGTTGCATTTTTGTTGCAAAAAATGTCGCAACAGGGTGCAATTGTGTTTCAAAAAGGCGTGCATTTTCGGCAGGAATCAGGAGGCAGGAAGAGAGCGGCTTGCAGTGGGGAGGATGGTGTGCATCTATCGACCATGAATAAAAAAATTTTTTATCATGTGTCTGTCGATGCCGGAGCAGGAGAGGGCAGGGCCGCCCCCGGACAGTGTTGCAATTGCCTGCGACATGCGGGCAGCTTTCCGGCAAGGGGACGCCCCTGCGCTGCCAGCCGGCTTCGGATTTTTGGCGAAATGGACCTGTCCGGGGCATTGCCCGTAGCGTGCGCTTGGGGGCCTGTACAGGGGAATCGGAAAGGCCGGGCAGGAAGGCCATGTCTTCCCGTATGCCTTCGCGGCACGGCGCAGTGCAGCCGGATGACGTGATGGGGCGGCGTGACCCGCGGAGCAGGAGCCCGGGCCTTCCGGGGCGCCCGGATGCAGGCGATCCGGCCGCGACAGGGCGCCTGTTCAGGTGCGTCCCCACGAGTGGGGGACGGACGGCGGGCGGGCAAGGAGCGTTCCTCCGCTGTGCTGATGCCGCCACGGAAAGAAGCGTGCGCAGGAGCTTCTTTGCCGGGCCGGAGGCGCCCGGAAAGGAAAAAGCCGGTCCCCTTGCGGGGACCGGCCTGGCAAGACGCATCTGAAGAAAGGGGGGAGCGTGGTATGGTGCTCTCTCCGGGGGCAGCGCGACCGGGTGCCGGTCGCAGGCCGTGCCTGTCAGGCCGCAGGGCCCCGGCAGCGGCAAGAGGCTCCGCCTTCAGGAAGGCCCCGCTAGCGGACGTGCAGCAAGGCCCTGTTGCTGCGCAGCTGCAGCTCGCTGACGATGAGGCGCTCGTATTCGGGGGCCATGTCAAGGTCGGTCTGCATCTGGGTGCGCAGCAGGTCTTCCAGCTGCTGGGTCTCTTCCCAGATCTCCAGCAATTCATTGTCGGCAAGCGTCTTCACGCGCTTGTCAAAGGGTTCGTCATCGACGAAAGGCTGGCAGGAGCCCATATCAATCATCCTGTTTGGCGGTCAGAAAAAAGCGGCGCACGGCCGGGACTTCGGCCAGCAGACGGGCCATCAGGGCAGAACCTTGCGGGCCGGGATGCAGGCCGTCCTCAAGATCATCCATGTACTCGGGCGAGGCCGCCAGAGCGGCGTGCACATCGGCACAGGGATGTCCCTTGCGGGCACATGCCGTCACATAGGCTTCGCAGAGCGAGGCGATGCGCTGGCGCATGGCGGGCTCTTTAACAGGAGGCGGGCAGATAAGCAAGACCGCTCCCAGGGCCGATGCCTGGTCCAGCATCTGCATGACCGTGGCACAGACCTCGTCCACCGGCCGCATCCGGGCGGGGGACATGTCCACCACGCCCGGGCAGAAGGCCAGATGGTTGATGGTGCCGGGGATCTGCCGGGCCGCCACTTCGGCCTGCCAGCGGGCGGCCATGTCCGTGGAGGTGTGGCGGCGCACGCCCAGGTTGTAGAAGGTGGCGGGCGGCATGTCGTACCAGCCGGCCCGGGAGCCCAGCAGCACAAGGCGGCTGATCCAGCCGCCGGGCATGGCGTTGTCATTGACGCCCAGGGTCAGGGAATCACCAAAAAAGAAGAACGTTTCCGTAGTGGAACGGGGAGCCATGATGCCTCCTGATATGCGCAGAACACGTTGGGCGGGGTGCTTGCCGGCACGACGGCACGGCTGGAGCAGGACCGCAAAAAGGGCCTTCCGTACCGGATGGAGCATCCATCCACGAAAGGCCCTGAAATGATCCCTTACGGGCAGACCTGGCCGTCCGCGAAATGCTGGGCCGTCTTGCCCAGGCGCAGCAGCGCCCGCAGGCGGGACTCATCGCCCAGAGGGGCGCAGATGCTGGTGCAGAGCAGCAGGGGCGAAAGGTAGCCGTCGCTCCAGTCCAGGCTGAACTCCAGGCTGCCGTCCTCCAGTTCCTTCCAGCGCAGCAGGTGGCGGCGGATGTCGCTGGTGCGCGGGCCCTTCTTGGTCTCGCGGGTCAGCATGACGCTTTCCCGGGCGGCAAAGGCCGCGAAGCAGTCGCGAACGGACGTCATGGGGAGTCCTTCGCCGTCGACGCTGCCGGTACGCAGGCGGAAGGTCTCGGCCACGGACTGTTCCGTGCGGCGGCTCTTGTCCACTTCTTCCACGCGGATGACGGCCATGCCCGTGGGCAGGGCCGCGGCCAGACGGGCATGGACCTCGGCAGCGGACATGGGGGCGCGCAGGGTGATGGCGAACCATTCGGCCCGGCTTTCCATGCCTACCGGCAGGGCCCGGCCAAAGGATATCAGCGGCATGGGATGGAATCCCTGCGAGAAGGCCATGGGCAGGTCGGCCCGGCGCAGGGCGCGGTCGAGGATGGCCTGGAGCTCCAGCTGGCTGAGGTAGGAGCTGCCGCCGGTCTTGGTATGCCAGATGCGGTACTGGACGGCCTTGACCGCCAGCTCCGGCGCGATCTGCGGCGGCTTGTTCTCGTGGGTGCGGCAGATGATGCGCCCTTCCTCGTCACGGGCGGGCTGGTGGGCCTGCTGGTCGCGCTGGGGGAAGACCAGGCGGTTGTGGTGTTCCAGCGGCCGGCCGTCCGCGCCCAGGCTGGCGTGGGGCATGCGCGAAGGCCCGGCCTTGGTGTCGCAGGCGCCGCACTGGCGGCAGGCATGGTAGCGGCAGTCTTCCGTGACCTTGCCCGCCAGCGCACGCTCGTATTCGCGGCGCAGGAACTCGGGCGAGATGCCGGCCTCCAGATGCTCCCAGGGCAGGTATTCGTCCATGCTGCGGGCCCGGGTGAACTCGTCGGCGGTCAGGCTGCATTCTTCCAGGGCCTCCAGCCAGGGGGCCAGATCGAAACCTTCGATCCAGCTGGTGAAGATGCCGCCCTTGCGGTAGACCTTTTCCACCACATCGGCCAGACGGCGGTCAGCACGGGAAAGGATGCCTTCCAGATGGCTCATGGCCGGTTCGTGCCAGCGCAGCTTGAGGAACTTCTGGCCCCTGAATTCGTCGCGCACCAGCTGCACACGGCGCTGGATCTCTTCCTGGCTGATCTGTTCCACCCACTGGAAGGGCGTGAAGGGCTTGGGCACGAAGGGCGAGAGCGCTGCCGTGACCTGCAGGCGGGGATTGCCCTTGCCCGCGGCGTCGCGCACCTTGCGGCAGAGGTCGGCGATGGCCCTGAGGTCCTCGTCGGTCTCGGTGGGCAGGCCGATCATGAAATAGAGTTTGACCTGGCGCCAGCCGTATTCCAGCAGCTTCTGCACATGCAGCAGCACCTGCTCCTCGGTGACGCCCTTGTTGATGACGTCGCGCAGGCGCTGGCTGCCCGCTTCGGGGGCCAGGGTACAGCCCGTGCGGCGCAGGTCGGACATGCGCTGCATGATCTCGTCATCGATGGAGCCCACGCGCAGCGACGGCAGCGAAAGGCTGATCTGTTC
This is a stretch of genomic DNA from Desulfovibrio piger. It encodes these proteins:
- a CDS encoding DASS family sodium-coupled anion symporter — protein: MSSEITMKSLEFQLKPKPGLAVLVVFLALWFCPPPPGLTLQAWHVFVTFVCTILGFLTKPLPLGAIVMLALTVLAGTRTLTVPQTLSGFGNHSVWLIVMAFFISRGFAKTGLGRRIGYTFIKLLGNTTLGLAYAIGFTNYCLAPAMPSSTARSGGTVCPLTIAVAKAYGSDPATGTERKIGSYLLFTAFQTNYPVGAAFMTAMAGNTLAASMAADLGVQITWLSWFIAALVPALVSICSVPLALYVFYPPEIKKSPEAREMARQKLAEMGPMSLPEKMMLCAFIILLSLWVFGTMLGVHATIAAFVGIMFLVLVGVLTWKDVLSERGAYDCLIWFAGLIMMASYLNKLGVIKWITGGMSGMLAGLPWPVVIFVLAMSSMYLAYCFASSTAMVSAVYAAYLTIALANGVPPELGAMIIAIFINLQACLTYYSGGSAPIFYSTGYIPSGDWLRVGFLVSLVHIVVWFGVGAIWWKIIGLY
- a CDS encoding cytochrome b/b6 domain-containing protein; translated protein: MNQPAKFIKSKLLSDILGENFSPVARMRLFSRGVQPNNRLSRYGLAAADKGCLACGNCIDACPVVREKERFQWQQNKRTSMALEAIVGDDCRRCYRCVRSCPQVSKDTKEYVFGFRRTEKFIHVLLAGSIFTLMATGIFLYHYRADIPTFDAGLLGWLHTLAGVLLMLVPILYWKMANGQFRRLLKNSWQWNREADKAWWEEFKAFLRHPVGKVLPHWREFNPYHKFWVCYLCVAIPLLAVTGIINFFSPTMPGEGGWAVFYAIHSLVALCTDLLIITHLYFKLLRFLIRTTADMYKSWKKTGTFHYPFIYDQKKSS
- a CDS encoding fumarate hydratase, with the translated sequence MKITYDSLRQATEQCLVTAGSSYTPDRLAAYGRAIEAEQGANAKWFLQLLKENAEIAQREKLPLCDDTGIPHVIIRLGEHCELPAGWLAAIRAGVSDGLRSLPGRPMAVKGNDVQRVEQSLGLYAESEALEPAPFRIVPVPGDKVEIVVLMLGGGPEIRARTRRIFHKRSMEKVIGEVSQWLCEEAGVLGCTPLIAAVGIGRSQVEASAMMLEAMADGTLDVQNEWEKKITDAINNTNVGPLGLGGKCTAMGCFLKVGPIRASGVRIVCARPCCTMEPRVGKIVLG
- a CDS encoding fumarate hydratase C-terminal domain-containing protein, translating into MRTLTTPISKEDVASLKVGDQVVLVGRILCGRDAVLPKIVKMFENNDPELKKLHLEGAVIFHTAVSRAGIGPTSSNKVEIEDSIPKLSEAGVAMHLGKGALKMSTVEAMKEHSSCFGVTPPTTALFSFKSTSQKVLAFPEEGMEALYEVEVTGLPVIIAAVNGETMFGQ
- a CDS encoding 4Fe-4S dicluster domain-containing protein; translated protein: MSEASNGTYTIHILGKKYEVPAGLTIMKSIEYAGYRLTHGCGCRGGVCGACATIYRMENDTKWHICLACQTNAADGMHLVQLPYVPSYRASYDVTKEECTPETVARFYPTLKRCMGCNTCTNTCPISLPVLDYVSAIIQGDFETAKELSIECISCGMCAARCPGELAPMNMALMVRRLMGRAAHKNTPEFQQRLTDIRNDKFKAEITKYKGMTKEDLQVVYKEFQSTKGASV
- a CDS encoding FAD-binding protein, with the protein product MNASHPELTFEEKAKLLQDFHPDFNVKVKTPLRVGANIGDLAPQEMARQIEAPSRISASDVDLSKVDYDTDILVIGCGGAGLSAALTAHAAGARVMLTTKLRMGDSNTIMAEGGIAAATNPEDSPAIHYVDTIIGGRGTNVKELVEVLVTEAPFIVDWLSSLGVNFDRKADGSLFNHRPGGHSRRRSHSIKDLTGLEIMRVMADEVRNRNIPVLEFCPALELIKDEKGQCAGAVLQNLDTGRLLVVRAKSVIMATGGMGRLHPLGFPTSNHYGATADGIVMGYRAGAKLIYIESVQFHPTGTAWPEQLLGLLISEALRAQGAQVLNVDGQTFAANLETRDALAAAIIRECNSRGKGVETPAGIVGAWLDTPLIDMIHGPGTFQRRFAGIYSRFMGYGINPLEEPILVYPTQHYQNGGMTITPNGETTVPNLYAAGEVSGGVHGQNRLGANSLLDIFVFGRRSAEHAARHVRNVTLGKLTLKHLDEFSENLREAGIKTDVRSPMLLPDYRFENALTKITHIEAE
- a CDS encoding GDSL-type esterase/lipase family protein, whose protein sequence is MAPRSTTETFFFFGDSLTLGVNDNAMPGGWISRLVLLGSRAGWYDMPPATFYNLGVRRHTSTDMAARWQAEVAARQIPGTINHLAFCPGVVDMSPARMRPVDEVCATVMQMLDQASALGAVLLICPPPVKEPAMRQRIASLCEAYVTACARKGHPCADVHAALAASPEYMDDLEDGLHPGPQGSALMARLLAEVPAVRRFFLTAKQDD
- a CDS encoding TIGR03960 family B12-binding radical SAM protein, which gives rise to MRALLPILPRPSRYAGIEEGACHKDPAQVRLRVGLAFPDTYEVGMSYLGQKILYGIVNSHASWWAERVMAPEREAGDILRQHGCPLGTLESGTPLRDLHCLSFSITHELCYTNVLYMLELGNIPLRTADRPQDLRRCPLVIAGGGALLSAEPLAPFIDLMVLGDGEESLPDVLRLLEQALDEGWTRDRCLEEARHIPGVYIPSFFTPDAEGRLQPRFADHARPARRIVADFDKVAYPTSQVVPIGAVHNRLSLEIARGCTRGCRFCHAGMVYRPVRERSLDTITGLLDDCLKKTGFDEISFLSLSTGDFSALKTLSHGVLGRCAQEQISLSLPSLRVGSIDDEIMQRMSDLRRTGCTLAPEAGSQRLRDVINKGVTEEQVLLHVQKLLEYGWRQVKLYFMIGLPTETDEDLRAIADLCRKVRDAAGKGNPRLQVTAALSPFVPKPFTPFQWVEQISQEEIQRRVQLVRDEFRGQKFLKLRWHEPAMSHLEGILSRADRRLADVVEKVYRKGGIFTSWIEGFDLAPWLEALEECSLTADEFTRARSMDEYLPWEHLEAGISPEFLRREYERALAGKVTEDCRYHACRQCGACDTKAGPSRMPHASLGADGRPLEHHNRLVFPQRDQQAHQPARDEEGRIICRTHENKPPQIAPELAVKAVQYRIWHTKTGGSSYLSQLELQAILDRALRRADLPMAFSQGFHPMPLISFGRALPVGMESRAEWFAITLRAPMSAAEVHARLAAALPTGMAVIRVEEVDKSRRTEQSVAETFRLRTGSVDGEGLPMTSVRDCFAAFAARESVMLTRETKKGPRTSDIRRHLLRWKELEDGSLEFSLDWSDGYLSPLLLCTSICAPLGDESRLRALLRLGKTAQHFADGQVCP